A genomic stretch from Brachyhypopomus gauderio isolate BG-103 unplaced genomic scaffold, BGAUD_0.2 sc60, whole genome shotgun sequence includes:
- the snx3 gene encoding sorting nexin-3 — MADAVADTRRLHARPQNLTDAYGPPSNFLEIDVGNPETVGVGRARFTTYEIRLKTNLPIFKMKESCVRRRYSDFEWLRGELERESKVVVPPLPGKALFRQLPFRGDDGIFDDSFIEERRQGLEQFLNKVAGHPLAQNERCLHMFLQDEAMDKNYTPSKVRQA; from the exons ATGGCCGACGCGGTGGCGGATACCAGGAGGCTCCACGCCAGGCCGCAGAACCTGACCGACGCCTACGGACCGCCGAGCAACTTTCTGGAGATCGACGTGGGCAACCCGGAGACGGTCGGCGTCGGCCGGGCGAGGTTCACCACCTACGAGATCCGGCTGAAG ACCAACCTTCCCATCTTCAAGATGAAGGAGTCGTGCGTCAGGAGGAGGTACAGTGACTTCGAGTGGTTGAGAGGAGAGCTGGAACGAGAGAgcaag gtagtTGTTCCCCCTCTCCCAGGTAAGGCTCTGTTCAGGCAGCTTCCCTTCCGCGGTGATGACGGCATCTTCGACGACTCGTTCATTGAGGAGCGACGGCAGGGCCTGGAGCAGTTCCTCAACAA AGTGGCGGGCCACCCGCTGGCCCAGAACGAGCGCTGCCTGCACATGTTCCTACAGGACGAAGCCATGGACAAAAACTACACGCCTTCCAAAGTCAGACAGgcctga